One Dioscorea cayenensis subsp. rotundata cultivar TDr96_F1 chromosome 15, TDr96_F1_v2_PseudoChromosome.rev07_lg8_w22 25.fasta, whole genome shotgun sequence genomic region harbors:
- the LOC120277637 gene encoding uncharacterized protein LOC120277637, with protein MALPRASEAYIRGVDGFLDMAFQRTAQGQEILCPCKKCLNRNWYYRATVREHLIVYGFIEGYTEWVFYGEGLSMYSEGLPSHSNEGLDPLDNMDDMLQDMYRDVAIGGQNLPRICEGPNTEAKKFYKLMEEGRQELYTGCKSFSRLSFIVRLYLFKCLHGLSNVAFGNLLDLLKEAFPDATIPNSFNEAKKTVRDLGLDYKKIHACPNDCMLFWDKHEEANNCLLCGASKWKLEDEFANDNAKSSTIPAKVLRYFPLTPRLQRLFMCEETTTAMRWHATDRPNDGNLRHPADAKAWKDFDNLHSEFAQDPRNVRLGLASDGFNPFRTMSISHSTWPVVLINYNSSPLVFMKSEYIFLSMIIPGPRSPGKDIDIYIQPLIRELKHL; from the coding sequence ATGGCTCTCCCAAGAGCTAGTGAGGCATATATTAGAGGAGTTGATGGTTTTCTAGATATGGCTTTTCAAAGGACCGCACAAGGACAAGAAATACTTTGCCCGTGCAAAAAGTGTTTGAACCGTAATTGGTATTATAGAGCAACAGTAAGAGAACACTTGATAGTCTATGGTTTCATAGAAGGCTATACTGAGTGGGTATTCTATGGAGAAGGATTGTCAATGTATTCTGAAGGATTACCATCACATAGTAATGAAGGACTTGATCCTCTTGATAACATGGATGATATGTTGCAAGATATGTATAGAGATGTAGCAATTGGAGGGCAAAACCTCCCAAGGATTTGTGAAGGTCCTAATACGGAGGCAAAGAAATTTTACAAGTTAATGGAGGAAGGCCGACAGGAGCTTTATACAGGGTGTAAGAGTTTCTCAAGGCTTTCTTTCATCGTTCGATTATATCTTTTCAAGTGTCTCCATGGGCTAAGTAATGTGGCATTTGGTAACCTTctagatttattaaaagaagcTTTTCCTGATGCTACAATTCCGAATTCTTTTAATGAAGCTAAGAAGACAGTGAGAGATTTAGGTcttgattacaaaaaaatacatgcatgcccAAATGATTGTATGTTGTTTTGGGATAAGCATGAAGAAGCAAATAATTGTCTTTTATGTGGTGCTTCTAAGTGGAAATTGGAGGATGAATTTGCAAATGATAATGCTAAATCCTCCACTATACCTGCTAAGGTTTTACGATACTTTCCTCTTACTCCTAGGCTACAGAGGTTATTCATGTGTGAAGAGACAACTACTGCAATGAGATGGCATGCAACAGATCGTCCGAATGATGGAAATTTGAGGCATCCGGCTGATGCCAAAGCTTGGAAAGATTTTGATAATTTGCATTCTGAGTTTGCTCAAGACCCTCGCAATGTGAGGTTGGGACTTGCAAGTGATGGGTTCAATCCATTTCGAACGATGAGCATTTCACATAGCACATGGCCCGTTGTGTTAATCAATTACAATTCATCACCATTGGTTTTTATGAAGtctgaatatattttcttgtCTATGATTATTCCAGGTCCTAGATCACCTGGTAAAGACATTGATATCTACATCCAACCTTTGATTAGAGAGTTGAAGCACTTATAG